TCATCCTCTTCTGGGCTTCGTCCCTCTGTTTCAACAGTAGCCGCAGTTCCGTTACCTACTTCGAGTATCCACTTGGCGAATTCTTTGTCAGCTTCTCTCAGTCTCATGTTGATGGATAAACTGTGAACCTGTGCAAATGGCCAAAGATATGACTTGCTAATGGAAGCCTTGACAGTGTCTTGTCTAGACCCTTGCACTATAACTGGCAATATTTGCCTAAAATCACCGCCAAGAACAACCGTCTTCCCACCAAACGGTTTATCAGCAGCAGATGGATCATGCTGAGATTACAGGTCTCTAAGTGTTCGGTCCAGAGTTTCAAATGCCTGACGGTGAGCCATGGGAGCCTTGTCCCATATGATCAAGTCTGTTTTGTCAATTAAAGTTGCCAACGTAGAACCTTTTGAAATTTCACAAACTGATGTGTCGCTTAATGTAAGAGGGAGCTTGAAACGGGAGTGTGCTGTTCGTCCACCTGGTAATAACAAAGCTGCAATCCCAGCTGATGCTACAGGAAGCACCACCTTACCAACTGACCTGAGCTTAGCTATAATTGTTTTGTATAAGAAAGTTTTACCAGTGCCTCCAGCCCCATATACGAAAAACAACTGACCAGCATTGTTGTTGACAGAATCAATAACTTAGCTGTAAATGGATCTCTGGTCATCATTCATGGTGGTAAAAATCTTTTCATGCTCTCCAGCTTCTTTTGCAGTATCATAGTTCAGTTCTTCTCTTAGTACAGTGTTTGATATTTCCTGAAGAACACTTGTGTCTGGCTTTGGCATTCCGCGGAAGTCAGTTAGAGATTTGTCGTTCTCTTTGAGGAGTCTTTCTATCTCGATTAATGTGTACTGCTGCAGCTGCGCATCCTCAAGAATCAAACCGGGGGTGTTGAATTCTCTTTGTTTCATGTATAAGATATCTTCTGCTAATATCTTCCACGTATGATCCCAGAGTTTTAATGGGTTTCCAACTTCACAGTAGAGCAAGATAGTGATGAATAACCTCCTTAGCTGACGACCTGTTGCCCAGTATGAAGGTTCAACAATGGCCTCGTGCCATTCTTTATCGTCGTCCAGTAACCCTCTGGCGTAGCAAGCATCTCGAAATTCCTTAAACTTTGTACCCCCTACAGTATAGAGGTCGTCATAACCAAAAGCCCCCTTCACCACATTGAGGAGGATTCTAAGGTAGTAACGGTCTCCTGAGGCTGGATGAGCGTAAATAATCCTGCCTATAGCTGTCCCTTGTTTCCTTGGTGTCCAGGTTTTTTCGCCACTGTGGTAGACAAACCGAGATGGAAACTGTATGTAAGTAAGTTCTCTGGCCTCTTCATACTTCTGGTTCGCCATAAAATATGCAGTGAGCATTGTTTTCTCAATACCATCCTCTGACAGAATATCAGATAAGCTCTTACCCTCCTCTACTACCAAATTGTGTTCTCCTGGAAGGTGGAGTGTTAATTTCATAACAGAAGGCTGATTGTGGTGAATGTGGAAAGAAAACAGTCTCCATGGGGCTTCACATGCTGAAATATATCGACATTCTTGAAACCTATCAATCTCGTCCATCTCaagctgtttttttttctctatctcTGCTTTGGTTTTCCCAGACTGTTGAAGCAGAAGCAGTGCTCGGTCCACACCTTTGGTTATGTATTTGAAGAGATACTTGATAGCACTTGTATTGCAGCACCACTCAATATTAATGTGTGCTTGATATTTTTTAAGGAGGGCAAGGTTGTGTGGCACCACATAACAATTATCCAACTCTATGTCACCTTTCAAAACAGATCCTCTGATATCAACCCGCCTCTTGTAAACAACAAATCCAGACTTGTCGATTTTTGTAATGTTAGAGTAAGGCTTGGGATACTTCTTTGTGCGCTCTCCCTTTTCCATACATGGTGATAGGGGTCACTGTTTACCACAAGGACCGTGAATCATGTGGCGCTCAACCAAATCAAATCCCTCTCTGTCTGTTTCTTTGTCGGGGAGTTCAGCCGATATGTATTGATCAATAACCGCAGGAGTTGCTTCTCCTTTAAAACCTTCGAACCAGAGAAGAATGTGTGCGTGTGGAAGGCCGCGTTTCTGGAACTCGATTGTGTAGACCACTAAATAATGAGATTAAAAAATAAACGTCAGATGAGAAGCTGAGAACTGTCTATTTAAGATTAGGTTAAGTGGGAAAGAAGATTTAGAATGCAGAACTCACCTGCAGCTggttttgggaagaagacaCCTTTCTTAAAGTCTGACATCATCTCTTCTAACTTTAGCTTAAAAACTCTGCATTCTAGATCAGGCCTATTGTTTGGTGAATCACCTCCATACACATCTAAGTGTTCTTTGAGTTGGACCCAATTCGGGTTGGCTGTTAAGGTGATGAAAAGGTGGGGATTACCATACCAACGACAGATAGCCATAGCATCTTGATATTTCTCAGACATATATCGAGGTCCTCCAGTGAAAGAAGAAGGTAATATGACTTTTTTCCCCAACTGGCTAGCATCTGTATCTCCACGCTCTAATGCATCGCAGACGTTTGTATATAACTCAGCCCTGAGTTTTTTCTGGCTACGTCTGATAAACCGCAATCTCTCTTGCTCTGTGGCCACGTATGCATCAACAATATACTGATGAAGCAATCTTCCTGCCTTAATGATAGTCATACCCTCGGTTGGTCTTGTTTGTATCTGGTGAGCGAAGTACTCTCTCATTGTCATATGTTCTCTTTGAATTTTAGAGTTTTCTGTAACCTGATAGGGAATTCGCTCGTCGTATTCACCGTATGGAAAGAGTAAGGGATATTGCAGGCTCATGTACAAAGGATGTAAGTCGCTGATCCTCTGCAGCTTAGAGGACTTGTACTCAAGCACAATATCCTTACCTGCAGAGTCTGCCGAGAAGTCACCAACTAACAAACCACCTATCTCACCTGCAGTTGGCAAGTCATATTGTCTTCCTCGATGCTTCTGGTTCACCAAAGTGATATTGAATTCAACTGTGTCACCAGATAAGATACGATCTCGTGCATGTCTCAAAGTTTTGGCCAGGTGATTATTTTCATCCAACATCTTGATTAACTCAGCTATCAAATTGTCATCAACTGTTAGAGCGGATTTACCCTTATTGAAAGCCTTCTTCCTGTTCTCCAGTTCATTGTCTGTGTCCACTATGTACAACTGTGAAAACTGTGGAAGTTTACCTTCAGGTGGGAGCAGAGAGCCAATTTTGTGGTGGGTTTGCCCATGTAGCCTAAACGCAAAGGGCCCAGGAGTGCTTGTGACAGTGTGATCAATCTGACCACCCATTGAGGTGAATGCTAACATTCCATTGGCAACTCTGATCTGTAGCATGAAGCTGGGTTTATCAAGTAGTTCTTTCAAAGGGGATGGTGGTTGGCGTCTAGGTGGAAGTTGAACACGTCCTTGCTGACAACAGATGCTAAACTTTCTGGTAGTATTCCGTGTCTCTTGCACAACAGCCTCACCAGTCCAGACAACAGCTTGACAACTTGGGCATGTTACTAAATCCCACTTATTAACAGTTGGTCTTCGGTAGCGTCCTGCAACGTCAAACTTGATATTATTTCGAGACATAGCTGAGGTTGAAAAGGAAAGATTAGTATATTAACTTAGCATGTTTATTTTATAAGGGGTATCTGCAATTTTTGTTATGTGGCCGTATGTGGTTATTGTAAGGATAAGTTCCCTCTTACCTGTTGAGGACACTATCTTACATATCTCCTTGCCTTTCCGCTTGCCAGCTTGATGCATAATGAAATCCCCTGAAAAGTGTGACACGAAGATTAGACTAATGTATGGTGAAGCatagtttttgtaatttaaagtaaTGTAGTTTATCATGCCTTGCTGCAGTGATGattcacgtttttttttaagaGTAATTGCCGTTGATGTCTTGCCAGTCTCCCATTAGCAACTGTGATGATAAATAAGTACAGACAGTGAGAAAAATTACATGTAAATTTAAATAGTCTTAGATTTAGTGATGTTTTACCATTTAGGCGAGCTTCAGCTGTAAGATGACCAATGTTGGGAGCTAGTGTGAGGGGTCTGTATTGCTCTTGCAACCAAGGCTGCCGTAGATCACATACTGGAGATAGAAAGAGTAAAAAACAGAATCAAGTTATGAAAATTGTGTACATTTCAGTAAGGCATTACAGATATAAAGAACATGATTAAGGCTGTTTTGAACCaacactttttctttttatggcTTGATTTTGTtacagatgatgatgatgtggcGGTGTGTTGAGAAATACTTAGCTCTTTCCGAGACCTCCTTGTCGTGGCTTTGTCTTTCCCTTCTACTGGCCGCTTAACCATGATTTCTGTGAAGCTTGATGGTTGAGTAATTAGGAATGAAGAGCTTGGATTATCTCTGAGTAGGAAAGACGGTAGGGGATACGTTTGAGACTGTTGTCTTTTTGTATTTCCATTGTGATTTAGTCATTCATTTGGAAGGTGGTTAGACACCTTGCAACCGTTACGGGTAATCCAAGTCATTAGTGAATATGCAGACTATCTCATTGTTTTCTTCAGTTGTTAAGCTCTAAATAACTGGCATTCTATATTGTAATATTGAGCACAGTCCATGACAGTTCTCGTGTACGCATGAGGTCGATACAATGTTGGTCGTGTTTGCTTCGACATTATTGGATACGTTCTCAGCATTTTGAACTCTTTGTCATGGAATCTGCTTAAATGAGAAAATTTGTGATAATTATTATCAGTCTGGATTGTAAACATAGAAGATACAATGCATACACTCTGTCGAATTTTTGTATACGCTGTCTAAGTTTATGATTATGCTGTCATTTCTTTGATGTTTATTAATAAAGATATGGAAGGCGCGTGCTGCATATTCTTTTGTTAATTTGAAAA
The window above is part of the Brassica napus cultivar Da-Ae chromosome C3, Da-Ae, whole genome shotgun sequence genome. Proteins encoded here:
- the LOC106384331 gene encoding uncharacterized protein LOC106384331; this translates as MEKGERTKKYPKPYSNITKIDKSGFVVYKRRVDIRGSVLKGDIELDNCYVVPHNLALLKKYQAHINIEWCCNTSAIKYLFKYITKGVDRALLLLQQSGKTKAEIEKKKQLEMDEIDRFQECRYISACEAPWRLFSFHIHHNQPSVMKLTLHLPGEHNLVVEEGKSLSDILSEDGIEKTMLTAYFMANQKYEEARELTYIQFPSRFVYHSGEKTWTPRKQGTAIGRIIYAHPASGDRYYLRILLNVVKGAFGYDDLYTVGGTKFKEFRDACYARGLLDDDKEWHEAIVEPSYWATGRQLRRLFITILLYCEVGNPLKLWDHTWKILAEDILYMKQREFNTPGLILEDAQLQQYTLIEIERLLKENDKSLTDFRGMPKPDTSVLQEISNTVLREELNYDTAKEAGEHEKIFTTMNDDQRSIYS